In Tolypothrix sp. NIES-4075, the following proteins share a genomic window:
- the sir gene encoding sulfite reductase, ferredoxin dependent — MVKSAPAPTANRKPSKVEGLKEHSNFLREPVASELLQDTTHFSEDAVQILKFHGSYQQDNRDNRVKGQEKDYQFMLRTTCPGGFIPPQLYLTIDKLADDYGNHTMRVTTRQGFQLHGILKKNLKAAIAGMVKSMGSTLSACGDVNRNVMASPAPFKNRPEYQYAWEYAKNISDLLKPQTGAYYDIWLDGEKIISAEEKPEVKAARQNNSKSIVEDSLEPIYGNLYMPRKFKVCVTVPGDNSIDLYSQDLTLVVMTDEKGELEGFNVFAGGGLGRTHNKEETFARMADPICYVTKDDVYEIVKAVVATQRDYGDRTDRRHARLKYLIHDWGVEKFKSKVEEYFGKSLTPFKELPEWKYQDFLGWHEQGDGKLFLGVSIENGRIKDEGTLQLKTGLREVVEQLNLPIRLTPHHNAILFDIEPENKQVVQDILERHGVVTDPDKIDSLVRYAMACPAMPTCGLAITESERAIPGILDRIRSLLDKVGLQDEHFVVRMTGCPNGCARPYMAELAFVGSAPEAYQVWLGGSPDQTRLALPYMERLHHNDIETQLEPIFVFFKQSRKSGESFGDFCDRLGFDAIREFAANYEVETVAPPEITDDSDGLVEAMADSTTGAVVEESGGKEVAIANTTIASSKSRHRVSVQDDIYVKLKAAATSQGKPMSELVNKALEAYFENQA, encoded by the coding sequence ATGGTTAAATCTGCTCCTGCCCCTACCGCCAACCGTAAACCTTCCAAAGTCGAAGGTCTGAAAGAACATAGTAATTTTTTACGCGAACCTGTTGCCAGCGAACTACTTCAAGACACAACTCACTTTAGTGAAGATGCGGTACAAATTCTCAAGTTTCACGGATCTTACCAGCAGGATAACCGCGACAACCGCGTAAAGGGACAGGAAAAAGATTACCAGTTTATGCTGCGAACCACCTGTCCGGGTGGGTTTATTCCCCCGCAATTGTATCTGACTATAGACAAGCTGGCTGATGATTATGGCAACCATACAATGCGAGTAACTACCCGTCAAGGGTTTCAGTTACACGGGATTTTGAAAAAAAATCTCAAAGCGGCGATCGCTGGTATGGTCAAAAGTATGGGTTCGACTTTATCCGCTTGCGGTGATGTCAACCGCAACGTCATGGCTTCCCCAGCACCATTCAAAAATCGCCCAGAATATCAGTATGCTTGGGAATATGCTAAAAATATCTCTGACTTGCTCAAACCCCAAACCGGCGCATATTACGATATTTGGCTGGATGGAGAAAAAATAATTAGTGCCGAAGAAAAGCCAGAAGTCAAGGCAGCACGACAAAATAATAGTAAGTCGATTGTTGAAGATAGCCTAGAACCAATTTACGGGAATCTCTACATGCCGCGCAAATTCAAAGTTTGCGTGACGGTTCCGGGAGACAATTCGATTGATTTGTATAGCCAAGACCTCACCTTGGTGGTAATGACTGATGAAAAAGGGGAATTAGAAGGCTTTAACGTCTTTGCTGGTGGTGGTTTAGGAAGAACGCACAACAAAGAAGAAACCTTCGCACGGATGGCAGATCCGATTTGCTATGTAACGAAAGATGACGTTTACGAGATAGTAAAAGCGGTTGTCGCAACTCAAAGAGATTATGGCGATCGCACTGACCGACGTCACGCTAGGTTAAAATATCTCATCCACGATTGGGGTGTTGAAAAATTCAAGTCAAAGGTAGAAGAATACTTTGGCAAATCACTCACACCCTTCAAAGAACTTCCAGAATGGAAATATCAAGACTTCCTTGGATGGCACGAACAAGGCGATGGTAAGCTGTTTTTAGGCGTTTCCATCGAAAATGGTCGCATCAAAGATGAAGGTACTCTGCAACTGAAAACCGGACTGCGGGAAGTTGTTGAGCAATTAAACTTGCCCATTCGTTTGACACCGCATCACAACGCAATTCTCTTCGATATTGAACCTGAGAATAAACAAGTTGTTCAAGATATTCTTGAGCGTCACGGTGTCGTCACAGACCCTGATAAAATAGATTCCTTGGTGCGCTATGCGATGGCTTGCCCTGCGATGCCGACTTGCGGCTTGGCAATCACCGAATCAGAACGAGCAATACCAGGTATTTTAGACAGAATTCGCTCGTTATTAGATAAAGTTGGTTTACAAGATGAACATTTTGTGGTAAGGATGACAGGCTGCCCGAACGGTTGCGCTCGTCCTTACATGGCAGAATTGGCTTTTGTGGGTAGCGCACCAGAAGCTTACCAAGTATGGTTGGGTGGTTCGCCAGATCAAACTAGATTGGCGTTACCTTATATGGAAAGGCTGCACCATAACGACATAGAAACCCAGCTAGAGCCGATTTTTGTGTTCTTTAAGCAGTCGCGAAAATCTGGGGAAAGTTTTGGTGATTTTTGCGATCGCCTTGGTTTTGATGCCATTCGTGAATTTGCCGCTAATTACGAAGTCGAAACAGTTGCACCACCAGAAATTACAGACGATAGCGATGGTTTGGTGGAAGCAATGGCAGATTCTACAACTGGTGCGGTGGTAGAAGAAAGTGGAGGGAAAGAGGTAGCGATCGCTAATACTACCATTGCCAGCAGTAAAAGTCGGCATCGAGTCAGCGTTCAAGATGATATTTACGTCAAGCTGAAAGCTGCTGCAACTAGTCAAGGGAAGCCGATGAGTGAGTTGGTGAACAAAGCGCTAGAAGCTTACTTTGAGAATCAAGCGTAA
- a CDS encoding ADP-ribosylglycohydrolase family protein: protein MLTTTKTLSGLMGLCIGDAIGVPVEFTSRAERIASPVTSMQGYGTWDVPPGTWSDDSSLTFCLAECLCNGFSLDRIANSFWRWYHEAYWTARGEVFDIGNTTFLAIANWKQGIPPLEAGGKTENSNGNGSLMRILPMAYCHKSLTFAELISRVHQVSCITHAHMRSQIACGIYISIAVCLLQGLEPQAAYLQGLENIRSFYSTSEYALEMPHFSRVFSSEIDKLPLEEIRSSGYVIDTLEASLWCLLNSSNYAEAVLKAVNLGGDTDTTAAVTGGLAGIYYGVENIPSEWVEQIARKEDIINLAERLLRCVYAK, encoded by the coding sequence ATGCTAACTACTACAAAAACGTTGTCTGGTTTGATGGGTTTGTGTATCGGTGACGCAATAGGAGTTCCAGTGGAATTTACTAGCCGTGCTGAACGAATTGCGTCTCCTGTGACATCCATGCAGGGTTATGGAACTTGGGATGTACCACCAGGCACATGGTCTGATGACAGTTCCCTGACGTTTTGTTTAGCAGAATGTCTTTGTAATGGTTTTTCGCTCGATCGCATCGCTAATTCATTCTGGCGCTGGTATCATGAAGCGTACTGGACTGCTCGTGGTGAAGTATTTGACATTGGTAATACCACATTTTTAGCGATCGCTAACTGGAAACAAGGAATTCCACCCTTGGAAGCGGGAGGAAAGACGGAAAATAGTAATGGTAATGGTTCTTTGATGAGAATCTTACCTATGGCTTATTGTCACAAAAGCTTAACTTTTGCCGAATTGATTTCAAGGGTACATCAAGTTTCTTGTATTACCCATGCTCATATGCGCTCCCAAATTGCCTGCGGTATATATATCAGTATCGCAGTTTGTCTTTTACAAGGACTTGAGCCGCAAGCAGCTTATTTACAAGGTTTAGAAAACATTCGCTCCTTTTACTCTACGTCTGAATACGCTTTAGAAATGCCGCATTTTTCCAGAGTATTCAGCAGCGAAATTGACAAGTTACCCCTAGAAGAAATTCGTTCTAGCGGTTATGTAATTGATACTTTAGAAGCGTCGCTTTGGTGTTTGTTAAATAGTTCTAACTACGCCGAGGCGGTACTCAAAGCGGTAAATTTAGGTGGAGACACTGATACCACCGCTGCTGTAACTGGTGGGTTAGCGGGAATTTATTATGGGGTGGAAAATATTCCCTCAGAATGGGTTGAGCAAATTGCTAGAAAAGAGGACATTATTAATTTAGCAGAACGTTTGTTGCGGTGTGTTTACGCAAAGTAG
- the cutA gene encoding divalent-cation tolerance protein CutA encodes MDSSVGYGVVLVTTASIEEAEAIANALVEAELAACVSLLPIHSIYIWQGKLHKEQEWQLLIKTDLALFPTLEAKIRELHSYEVSEIIALPIVAGSQPYLEWIAEQVKIKD; translated from the coding sequence ATGGATAGCTCAGTTGGCTATGGTGTGGTATTGGTGACAACTGCTTCAATAGAAGAAGCAGAAGCGATCGCTAATGCTCTTGTAGAAGCTGAACTCGCCGCTTGTGTAAGTTTACTGCCAATTCACTCAATTTATATTTGGCAAGGAAAACTACACAAAGAGCAAGAATGGCAATTGTTGATTAAAACCGATTTGGCGTTATTTCCCACCTTAGAAGCCAAAATTCGCGAATTGCATTCCTACGAAGTCTCAGAAATCATCGCCCTACCCATTGTCGCCGGTTCTCAACCCTACCTCGAATGGATTGCCGAACAAGTCAAAATTAAGGACTGA